The Leptidea sinapis chromosome 33, ilLepSina1.1, whole genome shotgun sequence genome includes the window TTTCATAGTTTTCAAATAtctcaattaatttattatttttaactatattaCCAGTACTTGGTACAGGAGCTAAAACCTTTTGCTAATTTAAAGTCAAACAATTGAACTATATTTACtcaatattaataacaaatttcacattaaaatattaaatttagccACTCCATTTTGTTCTTCAACATTGGCTTTAGTATTTCTGGAACGAAACAACTTTTGGGCCACGACCATATGagtaataaatacaaatgaaGAATGAATTTAGCCGCTACATGCATCAACGAGGTGAGGTATGAAGGAGTGTCACATTCCCATCTTGCCCATCATGATTGCTCTAGTACAAGTTACCGCTTGCTTGGTACTAACAAGTACCAGTAGGTATACTTTATGCATACAAAATTAGTTACACATatggttttaatttaaattagtactgttttagtttaaatataagtacCCACTGTGCTGTAAATTGCTGTGTATCAACACCTtataacaagtcttttgtgaCTAGATGTCGAGACATTTTTGTCGTTATTTAGCGGCAGAGAAGAGGGTTGAcccagtaataataattataaccatGACAGGCTCAATACAATCTTAAGTTGTAGATGCAGAAAATCACAGTCTCTTTGCCATTATGCTCtgctaatatacaaataaaaatctttaaaataccGTTCCGCATAATCTTTAGGTATTTCATGCTATTGAGATACAATTTAAAATTCCACTTCCCATTCATACATGTAAaatctaatttataattttggcaTGGAAGAAATAAATGCACACAAACACAGACTAGTAACTCCACAATATCGACGTTTTGAACAAACAATGCATTAATATGTTACCTTATAGTCCAGACGATAACTTGGATAGATCACCATATCACACTACACTCATACAGTATCACttgagtatattattattgtcactATCACTTTCACAATCACAGGCTTCATTCGTGCGTGTAGAATATTAGCTGAGGGTTGGAGTCGTCTGGTGACATCTCCAGTTGTACAAACTGTGGCGTTGTCCTCGCTGAGTCGTAGTTGTTGATCGTGGAGCGGGAGAGAGAATTTCTTGATCTGGAATTAGAGAAAATAGCTTTTATCTATAACGGAATTATCGGTCGTTGCTTTCAATGCTGTGAATGGGTATGGTGGTGGGGCCTGGAACAACTCTGCCTTAGTCAGCTTAccatcatttatttaaaaaaaaaacaactgacttcaaacttttccaaaacaataaatataatattaattaaaaagtaaaaaaataattgcgttttttatacaatttaattaattaatgatattctAATACGAAAGTATTTAAGTGCGCGGAAGGCCCAACTAAAGACTCGGCAGGCATAGGATTGTGTGATGATGGAGTACTTACTTCGCTTTGGCATGGGTGAGTATGTGGGACTTGAGGTTCGTGCTCTGAGCGAACTTCTTGTTGCAACCATCGAAGGGACAGACGTACGGTCGGTCGCCGGTATGGATTCTGACATGCGtcctaaaaatataatacataataggtataatatataatttaacgaatcatatagcccagtggtctGTGACTCTGCCTACGGTTCCGCGGATAACATGTGTAATagtgtatcaatattaatataatacccTTTATTACAACTAAATCTTAtttcatatatacatatataattttaacatatttataaaaaaacaacattattattattacatatttaaattattactgcAGTACCCTCGTTAGATCGAAAATCTCTACagctcgaaaaaaaaaaaccggaCAAGTGCGAGACGGTCACGCCCACCGAGTATGCCAAAAGAGAAAagggttgttttttttaaatcgtcgTCATATATTGAACATTATgagtcataaaaataattaaaatttgtttcagCTTGTGCCAATGTTGCCCTTTCATAGGATACCCCACAGGACATGGTTAACTCAgttcgaaatttatttatttcaacgaAATCAGTAAATGATTAAGTAGATAATTTAAGAAGACATTTAAATCACCGCCATCAAATAGGTGACCGCGCCTGATGGTAACTTACGTATAATAAACATATCTTACGTATTAACGTagaactagtgaaattactgggcaaatgagacttaacatcttatgtctcaaggtgacgagcgctcagaatttttgggtttttcaacaatcctgaggggcacgacattgtaatggacagggcgtatcaattatcatccaATTaccacctgaacgtcctgctcgtctcgtcccttatcgtcatatactaaataaaataaaataaattgcaatGAATGGATTATAAAAGGCTATTATTACAACTAtactaaggccaacgagacaagataaaaaatataaacaaacggACGGTTACTGAGTTAAGTTGCGATAGCGAGCGATTATGATCTCTGTCCTTATCACTTGTATGTAGTAATGGCGTCAGTCGGTCGACGATTGCTGTTGTTGCGTGTTTCGTGTTGTTTTAAGTACCGCAGTTGTCAACAGTTGGTCCGCCATTTTGTAAACAAGTTTATTCCTGTGTGGATTCCGTTCGAAGTGATACGTATGTTTCCGTATTAactgggtcacctggtgttaagtgatcactgccacccacattctcttgcaacaccagaggaatcacaggagcgttgccggcaatTACGAGGAACGTACTTTTCTTGAAGGAACCtatgtcgtgtcgtcccggaaacaccgcacaaggaagctcattctacagctttgtagtatgtggaaaaaaatccttgaaaaccgcactgttactttcttctttttttggtattattaatcCGTTAATATTAGTTTTCTTGTTGATTGTTGCTGTTAATGTGAGTAGTTGTTGAGTTTCAATTATGGAAACACTGCCTTGCAGCTCTATACAACGATTATACAACCTTTTCAATATTCAAAGATATTGATGAAAATGTTTTGAACCCCTGAAACTTTGTCTACATTTCTTATCTCGTCTTGGttgcattattattatagacCACTGTTTCCCAAACATTGTTTGCCATAGCCCGGTTATTTTCACACTGCCCCTTTTTGACTCACTCAGTACTTACTTACCCAAGCAGGTGGTTACATTAGGTAAAATAAGTAgtgacattaattatttatacctTACGAATATTTACGATGCGTCGATCGATAGTAGGTAATATTTCTAACAAAAGGCGGGAATTTTGCGACCgggtattttattttgatggcCCGGTACCGAGTCATAACCTGGCAAATGGGAAACGCTGCTACAGACAATAGTGTACCTTAAATTGAAGTCCAGAGAGAATCTTTTTCCACAGCCCTCAAAGGTACACTGGAACGGCTTCTCCCCCGTGTGCACCAGCTGATGTCGTTTCAACTTTGAACTCTCTACAAACGCCTTGCCTATTAAATAAAGCTTAATTAGACTtagtaatagtatattatgatacaagctATTAATACACGAGGCTGTGTAATCAGGCTGCAGTAATCGTTAATCAGcggagtgtctagtgagcaaggtgctcacgagtttcatacgcactcGCCATACAGACTtgcgagaaaaaaaatataatagcttCTTCATCggcaattttttttctactcCAGTtccagtattataataaatagatcattatatttttttattttactgagAAAATATAAGCAAAACAATATTGTCCATTGTGATTGTTAGGAATACAACATCGATGCCTTGCAACAAAAACACACAAacttttataagtaatattgaGGGTAGATGTGAAATAGCACGTACCGCATTCGGCGCACACATGCACCCTTGGGCCGTGCGTGTGTAAATGTTTTCGCATGGCGGAGTTGTCCCGGAACATCTTCATACAGCCCTTGTGCGGACAAGCTGAAACACATTTATTGGAATGCAATTGAAAAAATACCAGACAAGTGCGAGTCAGATGCGCCCACCGAGggttccatacaaaaaaaattagatttaaCCAACTAAAGTTGTAGTAATGAGACGTTAagtttgtaaccaaaatttttgaaggaagcgggactcaaacccgcgacctctcgggttccgtccgagaatttttctactttacagttgataacctgttcaaccccaataattgcatattaggaaattgacttgagatgtcgctctttcacatctaaacattttttattgtttttaaagtgttttgttacttgcccacattctcttgcaacaccagatgaatcacaggagcgtagccggcatttaaggaaggtgtacgcaccatgtcgtatcgtctcggaaacaccgcacaaggaagctcaatccacaacTTTGTAACACTTGcaagaaagttcattgaaaaccCACACactgcgaaggtggaattcggcggaagAAATCAGGTGATTCAGCTTTTCataacactccccatgataaatgccagaaaacacacaataaagcgacatctctacgcaaggCCAGGttatcgagccgttcacagaccactgggtccccgacaattcgtaTTCGTAtggccgtgctctatttatgacgctttgccctccagatgactgCCGAATTGGCAAtgggtataatatatatatatattattttcaatattcaaaGACATTGATGAAAATGTTTTGAACCCCTGAaaatttgtttacattctttatcacGTCTTGTTGGCCTTATTTATCAGTTATCCTCATAGGCCTCATCTTATATTTCAGTTTATTCACAGTATGTTGAAATTTATTGAGTCTGCTTTTTAACATACCTATCGTCCTATCTGATGATTCGGGCGAGGGCTTTTTCAATCTTATCTTGTGGCCGGGACGCGCGAACTCAGCTAGCTGTTTGGGGTCCGATAGATCTAGGCCTGAAAAAGAAAACAGGTATACATGTATATCAATAATATGCAAACGTTCTTTTTTGATAtcttttgtacttttatctttttatattaagtgtgTGACTGTAagtgagtgttttgtgaaataaatgtttttctttcttcctTTCTTTCAAAGCTTAAATGTGCAATTCAGATCACACAGCGCTGCTAACCTACATATATATTCATCTAGAACTTGCCTCTCCATTGCGTGACTCTTACTTCTTCTGACGacgttagggttgtcttctttaaaaataatttaatctgaATATACAAATTAGAtttgtaacaataattaatgaacaatgcgggactcgaaccctcgggttccgtccgagcactcttccactgacccaaccgttcgagtgatgcaTGGATTGTAAAGCTTGGTATGCCTTGTTCGaccctcaggttgtggctccatctacaggatctacttgatataagaaataaaattgttttttggcAAAGTTGCATTTCTAATTTGGATCCTATTATACCATTATTTATAGTGTATTGGAAACACATTTTAAATTGCAAATTTATGAGTTATAGTGTCATAAGTTGACATAGTAACGAAGTTATAAAGTTGAAGTTTCAGTTACCTGGCATTGTGTCGGTTCCCAGCACCGCTTTCTTCCCAGACATGTATTCCGTGTAATCGGGATCAGGTTCTGGGTTCGATCCATCGTCTAAAATTGAATCACAATATATATgccaaaaaaaattgtaatacatacttaaaatgatttttattgcaAGCTAAGAcccaaaactctgcctacgcatctattaggcagagtaTTCGtttagttgtgtttcgaccgcgctttgaatacaacgccacgtaATGACAAAgcgttcagtgaaaaactgtacaaataacagcatatccaaacataAAAAGATGGAGAGTAGTATTATCGtcgtttaattaataaaatcatgcaccttgacgtttttaatcattttgctacataataacatttcaattgctaaaacaatatGTTCTTGGCTCGTGTTCGCGTCAGAGCTTccatgagcgtatacaatagactttgaacattacggTCACAAAATAaggtattaatttcaataaatgttaatgcatataatacaacaataatatacAACGCCGCACGGACATTTT containing:
- the LOC126974726 gene encoding transcriptional repressor protein YY1-like isoform X1 — protein: MMNQEIMCEVEIGTHGGMVEIDGDDHVGVKYEEIETGQYEEYITDDQYEEVEEQVIGMQHLEEDFKIAVGSEEVILPGMASEEVLNNSEISYTPVFTPASTSNNNRGRGRPKTNTTPTIQHLMPIGEVPMGLVENNTNRGTTRRWEQKQVQIKTMEGEFSVTMWATGEDDDDGSNPEPDPDYTEYMSGKKAVLGTDTMPGLDLSDPKQLAEFARPGHKIRLKKPSPESSDRTIACPHKGCMKMFRDNSAMRKHLHTHGPRVHVCAECGKAFVESSKLKRHQLVHTGEKPFQCTFEGCGKRFSLDFNLRTHVRIHTGDRPYVCPFDGCNKKFAQSTNLKSHILTHAKAKSRNSLSRSTINNYDSARTTPQFVQLEMSPDDSNPQLIFYTHE
- the LOC126974726 gene encoding transcriptional repressor protein YY1-like isoform X2 translates to MMNQEIMCEVEIGTHGGMVEIDGDDHVGVKYEEIETGQYEEYITDDQYEEVEEQVIGMQHLEEVGSEEVILPGMASEEVLNNSEISYTPVFTPASTSNNNRGRGRPKTNTTPTIQHLMPIGEVPMGLVENNTNRGTTRRWEQKQVQIKTMEGEFSVTMWATGEDDDDGSNPEPDPDYTEYMSGKKAVLGTDTMPGLDLSDPKQLAEFARPGHKIRLKKPSPESSDRTIACPHKGCMKMFRDNSAMRKHLHTHGPRVHVCAECGKAFVESSKLKRHQLVHTGEKPFQCTFEGCGKRFSLDFNLRTHVRIHTGDRPYVCPFDGCNKKFAQSTNLKSHILTHAKAKSRNSLSRSTINNYDSARTTPQFVQLEMSPDDSNPQLIFYTHE